Proteins co-encoded in one Oreochromis aureus strain Israel breed Guangdong linkage group 3, ZZ_aureus, whole genome shotgun sequence genomic window:
- the LOC120435264 gene encoding ribonuclease inhibitor-like gives MDLSNNDLENSGLRFLSAALESPHCTLQILSLSRCLITEEGCMFLGSALSSNPSHLKELDLSYNDPGDSGIKLLSAGIKDPRWRLDTLRVEPAGTAVLRTE, from the exons atggacctgagtaacaatgacCTGGAGAATTCAGGACTTAGATTTCTGTCTGCTGCACTGGAGAGTCCACATTGTACACTACAAATTCTCAG tttaTCACGCTGTCTTATCACAGAGGAAGGTTGTATGTTTCTGggctcagctctgagctccaacccctcccatctaaAAGAGCTGGATCTGAGCTACAATGACCCAGGCGATTCAGGGATAAAGCTGCTGTCAGCTGGTATAAAGGATCCacgctggagactggacactctcag ggtggagcctgctg